GAGCCCTATACGTTACAACCCATCTCCCAGTTTTAAACTGAAAATCTTAGGTTGGTGGAATTTGCTTAAAGAGCTATGGCATTTCAAGTAATGAACCTTGTATGAATACAACCATTGTGTGTGCTTAAAGAAGTGGAAAACTTTTGTCAACAACTATATTCTATCATCCACCAAATGGCAGTGTACAAATTTCAGATCATATATTCTATCATCCAATTGTGTTTCTTTAAATGCATCATTATACTTGGTTCACTTCCAAAATACAGTgccatttaattaatttccagATCAAGCACATTACATACAGACCTGCAGACCCAAGAACAGAAAGGACAGACCTAGAACTGATGTCTGAGTACTTCATGAACAGCATGATGCAGCTTGGGATCCTTCTGCAGGTCTGTCCACAAGAACCATTCCTGCCGGATTCTGAGTAGGCTGAACCCTAGGCAACCTTTTTGCTGTTTACACAAGAATTTCAGGTCACGAGCCACAAgaattagaaaaggaaaaaattagagttaaaatGCTAATAACAGAGAAGGCTACCATAAACACGAAAATACAAGAACACTCGGTATACAGCCATAATTCCATGGTGCTGTTCACCAAATGAGCAATTTATGTCATTCCTTAGGTCAGTGAGATGGGCCAGCTAAGACCAATGGAGCAAGCAGGTATTCGAATGACAGCAGCAGGAAGCCAAAAGGGAAAAGACGAGAGAAATAACAAAGAATTTTTCTATGAGAGGCTTGGTAGAAAtgtcaaaattttcttgaaacCACTGGcaaataggaaaaaagaaaaggaggataAATGCCCTTTCACTTTCACACAGTCGAAAGTAAAGAATTAAAGGTTACTCGAAAGGGTAACACCATATAAGTAGGTCAAGCAGCAGGTGTCTAGCCCAGTGAGCCAACGATtaatgttttgacttttttggtaGAAAGGACAAAGGAAAGGGGAAAAGGGTTGAGCAAACAAggccaaaattttaatttttattacaaggcATTTcgtttttcagttttatttctttagcCAGAATCAACAAATACTCACATAGTGGAAAGCCTCTATTTCCCTACAAATCTGTGTATTGTTTCTACATTGAGACAAATGATACGATTTCTAATCTGTCTAccacaatgaaaaaaaataaataaataaacccatTTAGGCCTTCAATGCAAAAGAGGCAGTCTTATCATATTGATTTAAGAGGGGTCAATTATGAATTGTCCATATCATGAGTACAGAAAAGAGTGATCCAATCTTAATCCAACCAACTCGATTGGGCTTGAAAACATCAACTTGATATTGAAGTTTGATTTCCCCATAATGTTCATCAGACACATCAGGGCAGGTTTATAAGTTAAAATGAAGGTCAAAGAGTTAGGAAAGGCAAAACAAAGGCATTAATTGTTGGTAGAGAAGTGGAAATCCCATATAGGGGACCCGGGATACAATAAGCTGATGCTATCCAAGAAGACTTGCATAGCTCTAGCAAGAGGGGCTTTGAGGGAGGAAATTAGGGGACCCGGTTTCAATGTTCAAAGAACATATACTGGGGTCGTCGATCAAGCTCTCATAGCAGAAAAAAACTATTAAGGTTCTATCACAAGCCAACCGtcaaaaaaagaagccaaaacaAGATAATTTCCTCCGAGGGAATTCAGATGGGGGTTCATTCAAGGAAGGATTGCCAGGTTGGATAATAGAATTCTAAAGACTTGTTCAAAGTGTACAGAAAGTTGCACTGGCACATTTATTTGGAGACAAGAATGAAGAAAGTGTAAGTTAATGCAAGCAGACAGAGTGTACAAGTCTTGTGCCATCTAAGTTTCtagtagagagagaaaagggctACTCTCATTGTGTTGTTGTTACCattaaactaaaatataaaaagataaataaagaaaacataacTAAATGAACAAAAATGATGCCAAGACATAATCCCCATACAGCAGCAATCAAAGTACAATACACACCTATTTCGTAAAATATGTCATTGACATTGACAGCAGTTTTGGCAGAGGTCTCAACGAAAAAGAGTCCATTTTCCTCAGCATATACACGTGCCTCCTGCAGCATCAATTAGGTGAATCACAATAAACACAAAATTTCAAGAGATGACAGAGTGCAACACATAAATTAACATATTGAGCAACACATAGACACCTactgaaaaaaatttaaacaaatcaTTACtgataaagaaaacaaaaacaatgtcAGTGACAAGTTTACAAAATTACAGCATTTAGTAAGTTTTGAATAAAGTAAGTTTGAGGATATGGAGGGAAAGGAAtaataggtgttttgaggatATGGAGGGGACTTGGGAAGACATTTTAGCTTCTTGCTTTCAAACTCTGTATCGTTGGACCGTTGCGCATGTCTTTCCTGTttcgattagttatgatgattttcttcttcgtttttctccttctagttaggtgatcctattgtatacttccagtgtacctTGGGGCGCCTTTTCgcttttttataaaacttcttattacttatcaaaaaaaaaaaaaaagtttgacaataatgataaagaagagaaggagaaaaagGAGGGAAAAGATTCAAAAGCCTCTTTTTAGGTTGTTTTGAAgcaaaaatcacataaaatgcACAACCTTATGTTGAAAATAAGGTAGAATGGAAAATGCATATTCTGGTCACACCCCAGAAAGTCAAATCCCACATTGGGTGGACGAATTATAAAGGTGTTCATTGGGTGCTAAGTCCTGCATTAGTTCTTACTATGTGAGACTAGACAATATATGTGACTTTAGGAAGCTCCAATTGTAACATTGACTAGTCTCTTTGAGATATAACACACATGTTGCTAGTGCTTTCTTGTTTCGTGACATAGTCCTAACAAGCACATCAAGGATTTGAATGTTGGAGATTGTGACACCCCAAAaagttaagtcccacattggtgGGTGAATTGCAAAAGTGTTCCATGGGTGCTACATCCCATATTAATTCCTTACCAAGTGAAATTGGACTGTACAAGCAACTTTAGAAAACTCcaattgtaaatttgtaatatcAACTAGTCCTTTGGGTGTATAGCACAAATGTAGCTAGCTTCCCTAGAGTAAATTATTTCACTCCTAGAGTAACCAACCATAAGTAATGCTAGCTCACATGCTCAAGATATCAGTCATGAATTCTATAGAAATGGCTGGCAAGAAGTAGCCTGCAACTAATTCATATATGTGATTGTTGCCTCAACATTGTCTCAAAACACTTATCAGCCACAACCTCAACATTGCCTCAACATTCTACAGGTAAACTGTGTTGAATATATGGGTCATTCTCATTAATTGGAAAATGCTCAAATTTAAGGTAGGCATTATGTTCGTAACTTATACAAAATACTACATAAAACTATCATAATGTGGAGATTCCAAATTGGAACTGTAGTCTtaatgacatttaaaaaaataacaggTAGgtgcaaattaaaattaaacacCTGACTATCCACAAAGATCATGGCTAGAATTGACTGAAATTTCAAATAGTTTTTAAGTTgggtattttgttttgtactgTTTCCAGTAGGTGATTCGTTTCGCTTGATTATGTGTAAGATGAATTTTCTGGACTATCCTGCATCAGAGCCAAAATCCTCAGCAGCTGAACTATCCTGCATTAGAAAACCTCAAAGGTGTGCCAATTAATCAACTCCATTAGAAGCTGCAACTAATATCTGATAAGATTTCTTAAAAGAAGTAGAATCCAGAGAGAACTAATAACCGGAGTTAGAAGAAGGTATTTAAACAGAGAGAGTGAAATCAGCCTTTGTCAGAAAAGGAATGCAACACAGAGcaccacaaaaaagaaaattacaaacgTGGCATGACAAGTAAAGCCCATAAACACTAAACAGTCTACACTATAGcagaaaattggaaaaatagtactttttgataagtaaatgaaATTTATTAAGAGCAAAAGGACACAACCCAAATAGacatgaagtatataagagaaacataaaaaaaaaaaaaagtactatagcaataaaaattggaaaaatagtACTTACTTCAGCTGTCACTTTCCTCTTATCTTCCAAATCAGCTTTATTCCCGGCAAGAGCCACAACCATGTTAGGATTTCCTGCAACAACTCCAAAATGAGTGCATGGTTGCAGCAAGTACCACAAAAACTGACCCATTTCCATGTCTTTTGGACGTATTGATGCAATTAATGTCATGGAAGTGGGTGAATACAACAAGAGAAAAGCAAATGTTGTGATTTGGCAAGATTCCCAGCTGGAACTTGCTCGAGGAGTTGAAATATTGCTGTCAGAATTTCATTCTTGAATAGTTTTCAAGTAAGGGAAACTTTTGTCTTTTCTACTGTTCTTAGCACCTGTGTAGTTGATCTTGTACAGCACAAGTATATTGATATTTGCGAGTCAATAAAAATTGGGTAGGTAAAGGCCTATATAAGACATGTATTGATATGTTCAAAAGTTAATGGAAAGTTGGGTAACTAGAGGCTCATATAAGGCATGCATTGATATTTTCAGACgtcaatgagaaaaaaaaagaagaggaaatcaAAGCTCTTTGTTTGACGTGTGATGCATCTTTTTCTTGTGTGTAATGCTCAGGAAGTCCAGCTTAATGCTCGGttgatctttcttcttctttctctctaatTTCTGTAATCTTTAGCAGCTGTTTGCCATGTTTTCAACTCTTTTATGCAGATAAATTCAGCACTAAACACTAATATCCCAGCCCAAACACAACCCAACAAACCTAACTTGGACAGACCTGCATTAGATCTGTTATTTTTTCCTAAACCATATATATACGCATGTGTATTTATCAAATCATTAATTCAGATCATTGCAgacaaataaattttcattagtACCATTGTTTTCTCTCAAGTTTCATGTAACCCCAATTTAAGtcatataaacattttttttttaattagatgaAACGATAGTTGTTGATCCTAAAATAAAGGTTTATTTTGGTCCCTAGTTTTAAAAAGTTCAAATTCCATTcccataatttttaattttgagcaTTATAGTTCTTCCATCCATAAATTGAGAATATCATTACAGAAATTGAAGACGTGGCAAATGTTGAGATAAACATGGCATCAATTTTTGTAAAGGTGTTGACAATCTTATTCCCAGAAATACTACATTCCTCAAAATTAAcaattgacaaaatttaactttttagaATCTAGAGACTAAATAGTAACCTACCTAATATTTCAAGAACCAAAAGTATAAGTGTGGTCTTTGTTTTATATTAGAAGTTGTTTCACCTTCcatttcatattaatttatcAAAAATGTTGAGTTCTTTATtatactttttctatttttttttaaaaaaaagggttgtcAGAATGAATTTGGTTTCAATAAAGGGTCCTATAGGTCTGCACCTactaatgttatttttttgaaatagaataaaaaagaaactaatatTTTATACAGAGTATGTGGAAGaatgatttattaaaaacaaaaataagacttggttatgaaaaaagaaaagatttagTTCTAGCTCATGGTCACTACTGCATAACAAATACAATTTCCATCATTGATTACTAAATTGGAGCGGCTAGACTAGAGTCAGGATGACAATAGCATGGTATAATATAGATAAGTTCAGAGATAACAAAACAAGAATAAACAGCAATAAAAGGAATAACGCCATGTCCCTATCCCTTTTCTTCAACTCAAATAATATACTTCTTCTTAAACTAAGCAAGTTCAACCTTAACTAATAAGCACCTTGCTTCTGGAGCTCTTGCACCCACTTCTTAGCCCGTGCAAATGACTCCTATAATtcagaagaaatatatatttaattggcAAACCTTGAGgaggaaaaataacaaaaaatttaaacaccACTACACCCCAGCCCCCAATCCACCAAACAAAGTGCAatcttcaaaatatttctttcaaaagcaTATAAGTTGAACCTGTGAAAACGCATTTGCTGCatgtgagttttttaaaaacaaaaagagaaaagaggtTGATACAATAGAAGATATTGTCTGGCCGTATTTCATTGACACTTTTGTTTGCTTATCGTGAAAATGTCGGAAAGAACAATCATTTGAGCTTTTGATCATATGCAACTAAGTTCTTACCGAATTCATCAGAAGATATATGCTACCTTGCATTCTTTGGTCCATCTACTGTCCATCTcttttgtaaattaattatgGGTTTTTGGGACCCATTGGTTGATTTGCAAAAAAGTTGTATGGAGATGGATAGCAAATGCACCAAAGatgtaaaaaaaacatttctcttgATCAGAATTGCTTGCATTCATTTTGTACATGCACAGTTCTTACATGCGTATGCTTGTATATCAATGGGAAAAGAGATCATACTGTGGTGGTGATATCGTAGACGATGATGGCAGCAGCAGCACCTCTATAATACATGGGAGCCAAGCTATGGTACCTCTCTTGTCCTGCCGTGTCCCATATCTCAAACTTCACGGTTGCGTCATTCACTGCCAGTGTTTGCGAGAAGAATGCTGCTCCTATGGTTGATTCCTACCACCAACATCATTAACCcatagaagaaataaaaaatcaaaattcaaagaacaaaaaaagtacTTACCCGTATTGTTTCAGCATAAAATAGTGcagaaatttattttctttagtcCCAGTTAATATTAATACATACTAttggaaaaaatttcagttAGAAATTTATAGAATATGGCCACATTGACAAGCAACAGAATAAGCAATTTTGTGTTCTTTGCCCAAACTATGGGAGCACCTTAGGTACAATACAGAGATATGGGAGATTTATATCCAAGCGCAAGAGACATAGAGGCGCTCGCAAGAGCTGGTGAAATAAGGCTGCTCCAAAGAAGGGGAAGGTTCATTGGACGCACCAAGGGTAACTTAAGAGGTAGAATGAGATGTTTTAACCACGGGAAACATCGTCACTTCGCTCATGAATGCACTCAGCCAAAGAACATATAAACTGGCCCTTTTTATCTCCCCTTAACAGCTTTCAATGCTTAAATGTTTGGTCACTCATTCTCTACTAGTTTTAATTGTATACATGGTAGCAACATGACAAGTTGGAGGGTAATGTAGATCAAGTTACATTCGAATTCAAGAAAGAAGAGATCGGGTGGAGACCTCGGCATCCAGACGAGGTCTAAAGCTTCAGGAAAATTCACGAGAGCCTCGGTCCATGTTCAAACAAGGGTCTAGAATTGAGACCAGCACTGAGACCTAAGGCACCCCGTTGGTATCGCTGTCAGATCCCATTCAGCTGAGCTTGGAGACTCAGTCAGTTGGTTTCCGTCCAACCGATGATGGTTTTAAAGCGTCTGTAGGGTTCCATCGCATTTTCTGTCCAAACGGGAAATTACCCGTCCGAACAAGATCATGACTGTGTTTTACTAGGTTTAGgactctattttctttttctttttcttttttttaatgatgaggAACCCCTTCAATGCATGACCACTTCGAGTACTCATTCCTATTGAAGCAAACCTTGGGCCCATGCAAAGCATCCCTTTCACATAAATCGGGTAATACTCCAACTTTACCAGCAGGCTAGCTCCatggaattgtttgcaccctcGAACTTAGACTGGATGGaaatgccaccaagaccaaggccCGTACCACTTGAGTCAACCCCTTAGAGTTTCTATATAAACCCAATAAGGACGGTTTAGGCCGTAGCTTATGCTGTATTTTCATAAGAAACTCCCTGAGATTGggttttcttctgttttctctCAATTCTACTTGGTTTTGGAAGTTGTGAGTcttgtgtttgtttgattttgcgATCCACCACAAATAAGCTGCATCAAAAGGGATCGAATAGGGTTTATCAAGCTCATTGAGTCCGTGTGAATAATACAAGAAGTGTgtttcaaaaaccaaaacagTTATTGACAACATTCTTGAAGTTGGTACCCACTGATTGAATATGTGGATGGGTGCAAACTGTTTCCCTATGACTAGATTCACAGTTTTGGAACTCAAGCCGCGAAAGGCAAGGCTAACCAGAGAAGGCCGTTTCAGATAACTTGCTAAAGTTCAGCTAACGACATAAAAGCCTTGCCTTACTAGAAATGCTACTAGGAAACCCTTTGGTTGGGATAGAAGGGCATATTTTGTCTTAGAGTTAGTCCACTCAAACATTTGCTGTCCAATGAATGTTAAGGTATCCCGTGATGCTAATTGTTTTATTACATTTACAAAATAgttattcacaattttttttgttcatttgtttttcgCAAATAGGAGGCATTGAAttgtttttcataaaatttctaaacaatcaaaaggaaaatttaagATTCTCCAAAAAGACAGCGGTCACGATTTATTTGATCAATGtaagaaaaatatgaacaaaaaataaaaataataaaataataaaataaaataagaagaaaagtgttATGGGGTGAAGGAATCGTTTTTGCTTGACGATGGGGTAGTCTAATCTTCCAATTacttttgggttttttctttcaGATTTCTATCGAAACAATCGGGGCTAACACCCTCTCTGTTTAACTAAATTCATGATCCAATTCCATTGAAGTCATGGAAAATGGAAATTCAGTGTGTAATACGTTAAGTAGAAACAAACAGGaccaaaataataagaagaagaagaagaatcaggtagagagagagagagaaggagaaccTGGAATTCAAGGAACTGGCCCTTGACAAAGCGCAAGACGAGGCTGGATTTCCCGGCGCCCATGTCGCCGAGCAGAACCTGATTACGAGATCACAAGTCACCATCTTTACACATAGGTTTTTGGTTTCAAATTGATAAAAACGAAGAATTGGAACCCCAAAGAGCAAAGGGAAAATCGTACTGACCAGCTTCGCATTGAGATTGTTGTGTCCGATCGTGGCCATGGAGTGGAATTACAGAGAGACTGAAATCCCGAGGAATGCCCAACAAAAGGCGAGCGCTTGAAGAAGAGGCTGTCGAGACGAAATTGGCGTGACTCTCTGTCTATGGAATCCACGAATAGGCAGAGTCCGTCTTGGTAACGGTGCTTCTTTTGGGTTTGGTTCCggtagtttcttgtttctttgacGCGTTGAAAGGCAGACAATTGTACCAGTCTTTTCTTTTGTGAATGGGCGGGCGGGCGGGCGGGCTGGTTTTATAGTCATTTCAACAGTTGGTGCCCCAATTGGGTACGAGAAATGCTAGCCACGTCATTAATCGGTATAAAGCTAGTGCGAAGAAAAGCATTTACTCATTGGTTTTTGTCTTTGATTCGATTGGagatctttaaaaaataaaaggttaaatCCAATTTTATTCACTATTATCAAAAAGCTATTtagattttttgaaaatgacaaTCTTACTGCttgagttttatatatttacgAGATCCACCCTGCTATTATTCTTCATAGAAGTACTAGGGACCAAAAcaaatgaaccaaaaaaaaatttcaaactgacatggcagacaagagagagaaaattacatttttttaatttaaaaacgtTTGCTacgtcagtttaaaaaaatttctaagttcatttgtttggctttaTAACACTTCTCTATTGTCCATAGTCATTAGTATCAATGCTGAGGTCATTTGACAATTTTAGCTTAGCTTCAAAACCTAAAAGTGAAGCCAGAATCAATTTGTAAAACCTCAAAGTCCAAAGCTGCTTCAATACCTGAGAAAGCTGAAAGAAAACCTACGtatgaaattttttatgatATTCATATTCATGCTCTCCTTAATGATAGAATCACCAAGTCACATGCCAAACAAGAGGTCCGTTCTGTTCAGTGGTCTATTAGATTTTTGGTCCCTTGTATTGGAAAGCCATTGTGAGTGCTTTAAGAGTTACAGTTTTCATTTCTTAAATTTGTCAACATTAGATGTTTCACATCCGTGAGATCTGGAGGGGGACAGTATCTTTGAGAATTTCATCCCTAATAGAGTTTAATGGGAGCTTCTTCTCCATGTTGCCAAGTTTCTTTAAGAGATGACTTTGACAGTTTTCAGCGGCCATAACTCCAGCTGAGTAGGCTCCATGCACAGATCCCTGGTTTTCCACACTAACTGCTTCCCCCGCAAAGAAGAGATTACCCAAGGGTGCTCGAAGCCTATCATATAAATCTTCAGGCTTTCCAACCAAGTCATACGAGTAACAACCAAGAGAGTTTGGGTCTGTTCCCCAACGAGATACAAGATACTGAACCTGTTTAGGAGGACCGATCAAAAATTAGCATTAGGAAATTGGAATTAATCATCAACTACTCTTGGTTgcttaacaaattaaaatatatatatatatatatatatatatatatatatgcagagcATTTTGTCCATATACTGACAATTCATTCCAAGTATGCAAGGTCAGGCAACCATCGAAACTAAACTGGCTGAAAGCAAAACAAATCCATGAAAACAATGAATGTACCGGCTCAGTTGCATCAGTAAACATTTTCTTTAGTTGTGACATCACAAAATTTGCAGCAGACTCGTCAGACAGCTTCTCAAGGTCATATGCAAACCTTCCAGCAGCCATGTAGACAAGGACTGGATGGCCCGTTGCTTTGTGAAGATTGAGAAAATAACCACAGGCATAAGAACTGGGTGCAACAGTGCCTAAAAGTTCCACATTTGGCCAAAACACTTTATCGAATAGTAGAGCAATCTTATTTTCATTTCCCACACCAATATCAGAGACTGCAGCAACCTTCCACTCTGGCAACTTTGGCTCAAACTCAATTAAATTGGCTTTGAGAATCCCAAGTGGTACAGTTAAAATAGCAGCATCTGCGACAAAGATCCTCCCATCCTCAACTGTGACCATCACCTTATTATACCCATTGGATATCTTCGTAACCCTACATATAAAGATATAATTTTTAGGGTCAAAACAGCATGTTGGCTGCACGCAGAGATAGCCACAGAATTAACAAAATGTTGGAtgaaagtaggaaaaaaaaaaggatacaaAAACTGATCAGCTTAGTACTATTGGCTAGAAACTTGGTTAATATGTTTGTCACATAACAAAAATCATATCAATGAACTCTGAGCAACTGTTGTAGGGTCTAGTTAGCTTAGCTAGTAAACTCTCTCGGCATCATACCAACAAGCAAGGATTATTCCTCAAGAGCGGTGTCTAAGTGAGGGGAAAGGGTGTCCTCCCATTATATAGCCTATAAGCTTAAGTGGTTATCAATGTGAAGGCGAACCAAAAATGTATTCAACTTTACTTTATCACTTAATAATATTCTGGTTGCAGTAGCTCAATTTTCCTATCCCCCCCACCCCTCCcttctgtttcttcttttcttttcattttttttttttttttgtacacaTCATTTAAATATGTGAAT
This window of the Corylus avellana chromosome ca5, CavTom2PMs-1.0 genome carries:
- the LOC132180820 gene encoding LOW QUALITY PROTEIN: ras-related protein RHN1-like (The sequence of the model RefSeq protein was modified relative to this genomic sequence to represent the inferred CDS: deleted 1 base in 1 codon); translated protein: MATIGHNNLNAKLVLLGDMGAGKSSLVLRFVKGQFLEFQESTIGAAFFSQTLAVNDATVKFEIWDTAGQERYHSLAPMYYRGAAAAIIVYDITTTESFARAKKWVQELQKQGNPNMVVALAGNKADLEDKRKVTAEEARVYAEENGLFFVETSAKTAVNVNDIFYEIAKRLPRVQPTQNPAGMVLVDRPAEGSKLHHAVHEVLRHQF
- the LOC132180819 gene encoding probable polyamine oxidase 4, with translation MESKEFFSTTLLDGTIASHVQRQQGSIPSVIVIGGGISGTAAARILHDASFKVVLLESRDRLGGRIHTDYSFGCPVDMGASWLHGVCNENPLAPLIRGLGLTLYRTSGDDSVLYDHDLESYTLYDGDGHQVPQQMVIEVGETFKRILKETGKVRDEHTDDMSVLQAISVVLDRFPELRQEGLAREVLQWYLCRMEAWFAADADMISLQTWDQEHVLSGGHGLMVQGYDPVIKALAKDIDIRLNHRVTKISNGYNKVMVTVEDGRIFVADAAILTVPLGILKANLIEFEPKLPEWKVAAVSDIGVGNENKIALLFDKVFWPNVELLGTVAPSSYACGYFLNLHKATGHPVLVYMAAGRFAYDLEKLSDESAANFVMSQLKKMFTDATEPVQYLVSRWGTDPNSLGCYSYDLVGKPEDLYDRLRAPLGNLFFAGEAVSVENQGSVHGAYSAGVMAAENCQSHLLKKLGNMEKKLPLNSIRDEILKDTVPLQISRM